CGACACAAAATCATCACCTACCAAGAGGCAAGACGAAGAAAAACGGCAGCCAGCACACAATGAACATCCCGACCACGATGGCCAGAGTTTTGGCCGCTTTCTTCTCTCTGGAGAACTTCATGAGGCGCACGGAGAGCGAGCTGCGCAGCGGATGGTTCTTGCTTTTCGAGCTCGCGCCGACGTCCTCGGGTGAGCTCCGGCAGTGGATCCGCAGCACCACCTCCATGGATTTGTTCCTTTCTCGCTTCACTCCTGCTTCCAGGCTCTTGGTGGTCCTCCGGGCCACGACATACACCCGAAAGTACATGACGAGGATGACCATGAGCGGGAGGTAGAAGGAGAAGAGCGAGGAGAACAGCGCGTAACCGGGCTCCTCGGTGATGCTGCAGATGCTCTCATCCGACGGCGGAGGTTCCTTCCACCCTAAAAGCGGCCCCACCGAGATGACCACCGAGGAGACCCAGACAAGCACCAGGATGACCCCGGCTTTGCGCTCGGTCATGATCGCGGGGTATTTGAGGCAGTATTTGACTCCTATGTATCGGTCTACGGAGATGATGCACAGGCTGAGGATAGACGCGGTGCAGCACAGCACGTCCACAGCAGCCCAGATGTTGCAAAACACGCGTCCGAACACCCAACATCCAAACACCTCCAGAGACGCGGAGAAGGGCAACACCACGACGCTGAGGAGCAAATCCGCGATGGCTAAATTGACTATAAAGAAATTGGTCACCGTCTGCAAGTGTTTGTTGCATAAAACGGACAGGATGACCAAAATGTTCCCGACGATCGCAGCCAGGATGAAGACAGCCAGGAAGATTCCCACCGCCACGACCTGCGCGTCCAGCACGGTGCCGGCGCACGAAGCGTTTCCGCTGATGTTGCTGGAGATCTCGGAATAAGACAAATTGAGCGCGTCATGACTCTGGTTCAGATTAGATTTCGAAGTCATTTTGAAACTCCATAAAGAAAAGTTTACACG
This portion of the Hemibagrus wyckioides isolate EC202008001 linkage group LG29, SWU_Hwy_1.0, whole genome shotgun sequence genome encodes:
- the adra1d gene encoding alpha-1D adrenergic receptor, which produces MTSKSNLNQSHDALNLSYSEISSNISGNASCAGTVLDAQVVAVGIFLAVFILAAIVGNILVILSVLCNKHLQTVTNFFIVNLAIADLLLSVVVLPFSASLEVFGCWVFGRVFCNIWAAVDVLCCTASILSLCIISVDRYIGVKYCLKYPAIMTERKAGVILVLVWVSSVVISVGPLLGWKEPPPSDESICSITEEPGYALFSSLFSFYLPLMVILVMYFRVYVVARRTTKSLEAGVKRERNKSMEVVLRIHCRSSPEDVGASSKSKNHPLRSSLSVRLMKFSREKKAAKTLAIVVGMFIVCWLPFFFVLPLGSFFPALKPSDMVFKVIFWLGYFNSCINPVIYPCSSKEFQRAFTRLLRCQCHRRRRSLRRFYDQRWRTALRAPTRDSRGDYQPGFSLHDSCSSSIFSCRSKSRSLNLKSWSFFPPLQKSSFHLKEKMNNLSNKIKSGAGKSSMPSLDRTEIDTVAMGIYSECSEPGGYQIYDLTECYGLKETDI